One window from the genome of Pseudoalteromonas sp. '520P1 No. 423' encodes:
- a CDS encoding glutathione peroxidase yields the protein MSDFYQLQATSLQQQNINMKDYQGKVVLIVNTASKCGLTPQYEGLQKLYDKYKDQGLVILGFPCNQFRQQEPGDANQISEGCLINYGVDFQMFEKIDVNGANSHPIYQYLKSALPGIFGNNIKWNFTKFLIGSDGTPIKRFAPTTKPAAIEEHIQQALAK from the coding sequence ATGTCTGATTTTTATCAACTACAAGCGACTAGTTTGCAGCAACAAAATATCAATATGAAAGACTATCAAGGTAAGGTGGTTTTAATTGTTAATACTGCAAGTAAATGTGGTTTAACACCACAATATGAAGGTTTGCAAAAATTATATGATAAATATAAAGATCAAGGTTTAGTTATTTTAGGTTTTCCATGCAACCAATTTCGCCAACAAGAGCCAGGTGATGCAAATCAGATATCTGAAGGATGCCTCATCAACTATGGCGTAGATTTTCAAATGTTTGAAAAAATAGATGTAAACGGCGCGAACAGCCACCCTATTTATCAATACCTAAAATCAGCCTTACCAGGTATATTTGGCAACAATATAAAATGGAACTTTACCAAGTTTTTAATTGGCAGTGATGGCACACCTATTAAACGCTTTGCTCCCACAACTAAACCTGCCGCAATAGAAGAGCATATTCAGCAAGCTTTAGCGAAATAA
- a CDS encoding cytochrome b/b6 domain-containing protein produces MQKIKVWDGFIRFFHWSLVLLIGVLYFSGEEGWMDLHFVAGYSVLSLIVARLLWGFIGSDTAKLKALLHSPKAVINSIKSNSYTRGHNSAGSYMVLAFFCLLLVQGISGLMTTDDILTDGPLVQYVASGWVEIASSVHKLNFDILLIAIAMHVFAIAVYRIRGKNLVKPMITGFSYGSELESGDMKTGWWGMLIFVVILSLVFYVWGLEPLQMLFS; encoded by the coding sequence GTGCAAAAAATTAAGGTGTGGGATGGTTTCATCCGCTTTTTTCATTGGTCATTGGTTTTACTGATAGGTGTGCTTTACTTTTCAGGTGAAGAAGGTTGGATGGACTTGCATTTTGTAGCGGGTTATAGCGTATTATCTTTAATCGTAGCGCGTTTACTTTGGGGTTTTATTGGCAGTGATACTGCAAAATTAAAAGCTTTATTACACTCTCCTAAAGCAGTCATTAACTCTATTAAGTCAAATTCATATACAAGAGGTCACAATTCTGCGGGTAGTTATATGGTGTTGGCATTTTTCTGTTTACTTCTAGTTCAAGGTATTTCAGGCTTAATGACAACAGATGACATATTAACTGATGGGCCGTTAGTGCAATATGTCGCATCGGGCTGGGTTGAGATTGCCAGTAGTGTGCATAAGTTAAATTTTGATATTCTTTTAATTGCGATTGCTATGCATGTTTTTGCTATTGCAGTTTATCGTATTCGAGGCAAAAATTTAGTTAAACCTATGATCACAGGTTTTAGTTATGGATCAGAGCTTGAAAGCGGTGACATGAAGACAGGTTGGTGGGGGATGTTGATCTTTGTGGTAATTCTGAGTCTTGTATTTTATGTTTGGGGTTTAGAGCCGTTACAAATGCTTTTCTCATAA
- a CDS encoding cytochrome c yields the protein MNLKPSLLIIGLTASLLSVSATANTAFEKPSDAVEYRQSAFSMIGTQIGDMGAMLKGKVPFDAKRFAMRANNAAALSKMPWEAFIAGTEMGKAKTSALPEIWSDNEKFMKKATAFQMYADELATVAATGDKGKIKKAFGNWAKGCKDCHKSFKD from the coding sequence ATGAATTTAAAACCGTCACTTTTAATCATCGGCTTAACAGCTAGCTTACTTTCAGTATCCGCCACTGCTAATACTGCTTTTGAGAAACCATCAGATGCCGTTGAATACCGCCAATCAGCCTTTTCAATGATAGGCACTCAAATTGGTGATATGGGCGCGATGCTAAAAGGCAAAGTACCTTTTGATGCTAAGCGTTTTGCTATGCGTGCAAACAATGCTGCTGCATTATCAAAAATGCCATGGGAAGCTTTTATTGCAGGCACTGAAATGGGCAAAGCTAAAACAAGTGCTTTACCAGAGATTTGGTCTGATAATGAAAAATTCATGAAAAAAGCAACTGCTTTTCAGATGTATGCAGATGAATTAGCAACTGTCGCCGCGACTGGAGATAAAGGTAAGATAAAAAAAGCATTTGGTAATTGGGCTAAAGGTTGTAAAGATTGCCATAAATCTTTTAAAGACTAA
- a CDS encoding ISAs1 family transposase — MSATFLTHFDSVSDPRIERCKKHNLMDILLLAISAVMSGSEGWEDIENFGHIKLDWLRQYGSFEAGIPRHDTIARVMCRLKGDEIEKAFQSWISSLVKNTGCDVIAIDGKTARRSFSTKDRKNALHTVSAWSCQHQLVLGQVAVGNKTNEITAIPELFTMLDIENSIITLDAMGCQREIAQQIIKQKADYILALKGNHSGMQAELEAWWHKMEREGLSDEIFSKHSDVSSGHGRIETRTCQQLLINKTWLDKKYQWKGLKSIIKVTSEVIEKSTGKETRETRWYISSLGLNAKQAQDSVRSHWQVESMHWVLDMTFREDESRIRKAQGPLVFNVMRKIAMALFKQDKMKKASVAAKKKMAGLDDKYRSTLLESGIKMR, encoded by the coding sequence ATGAGCGCGACTTTCTTGACACACTTTGATTCGGTTTCTGATCCACGTATAGAACGTTGTAAAAAGCATAACCTGATGGATATCCTATTACTCGCGATAAGTGCCGTTATGTCTGGCTCTGAAGGCTGGGAAGACATTGAGAACTTTGGGCATATAAAGCTTGATTGGCTACGTCAATATGGTTCTTTTGAGGCGGGTATTCCGCGCCACGACACAATCGCTCGCGTAATGTGTCGATTAAAAGGTGATGAAATTGAGAAAGCATTTCAGTCTTGGATATCTTCACTTGTCAAAAATACTGGTTGCGATGTAATTGCCATTGACGGTAAAACGGCTCGACGTTCTTTTTCCACCAAAGATAGAAAAAATGCGCTCCACACCGTCAGCGCATGGAGCTGTCAGCATCAATTAGTTTTAGGGCAAGTTGCTGTAGGTAATAAGACCAATGAAATTACAGCAATCCCAGAGCTGTTCACCATGTTAGATATTGAAAATAGTATTATTACCCTTGATGCCATGGGCTGCCAAAGAGAAATAGCCCAACAAATTATCAAACAAAAAGCGGATTATATTTTGGCACTTAAGGGTAATCATTCGGGTATGCAGGCTGAGCTTGAAGCATGGTGGCATAAAATGGAGCGAGAAGGTTTATCTGATGAGATATTTTCCAAGCACAGTGATGTCAGCTCAGGACATGGGAGAATAGAAACAAGAACTTGCCAGCAATTACTGATTAATAAAACCTGGTTAGATAAAAAATATCAGTGGAAAGGTTTAAAAAGTATCATCAAAGTAACATCTGAAGTAATTGAAAAGAGCACAGGGAAAGAGACGAGAGAAACACGCTGGTATATAAGCTCGTTAGGCTTAAATGCCAAGCAGGCTCAAGATTCGGTACGAAGCCATTGGCAGGTTGAGAGTATGCACTGGGTACTCGATATGACGTTTAGAGAAGATGAGTCTAGAATACGTAAAGCCCAAGGTCCACTGGTATTCAACGTTATGAGAAAGATAGCAATGGCATTATTCAAGCAAGATAAAATGAAAAAAGCCAGTGTGGCGGCCAAAAAGAAAATGGCAGGGCTGGATGATAAATATCGTTCAACCCTTTTGGAATCAGGGATTAAAATGCGCTAG
- a CDS encoding S8 family serine peptidase: MNVVVDSAKQWVLSSGTLKAVDSNGDALNVSFTENGETIIAENGVYTFSHGVLELSGLDYSYVSLSGEAVEIDYVVSALEIRHEDLEPNVLPNRSLNIKEGATDKTDPSPTSITGDHGTSVAGLIAAKGWNGLGGRGVAPDTSLIDMNYLGGGNVPQTEYLIHGFPGSGIAKSDNVGVFNRSYGLGWPTHFSYSELDEAIESYPNLNLRDGKGAVTMKSSGNSFGDDGNEGSLYEDNGANELGLTCYNASFESSQIHPYYLSVAAVNSDGRHTSYSTAGANVFVSAPSGEFGRYAPAMVTTDQMTCLSGYSGFTGRTIAAWTEFYGEEFVKSQFPFNFPGHEENASCNYTSTFNGTSSAAPNASGVVALILSANSELTWRDVRHILASTSSQNDADNAEGLVYKVEVTEELALEAMQFKFDISNVDMNYGLIDGTQTTAGMDLAIEVTSPSGTKSVILSSKQAITYPAYSFENGEQPGYILKDGVLLSNAFYGESSKGEWTIRILDTSANTFATSDGGQSDGAL; this comes from the coding sequence GTGAATGTTGTAGTTGATTCAGCAAAACAATGGGTACTATCTTCAGGTACTTTAAAAGCAGTAGACTCGAACGGTGATGCATTAAATGTGAGTTTTACTGAAAATGGTGAAACTATCATAGCTGAAAATGGTGTATATACTTTCAGTCATGGTGTTCTAGAGTTATCAGGCCTTGATTACTCTTATGTATCTTTATCTGGTGAAGCAGTTGAAATTGATTATGTTGTATCTGCACTTGAAATTCGTCATGAAGATTTAGAGCCTAATGTACTTCCTAACCGCTCATTAAATATTAAAGAGGGTGCTACAGATAAAACCGATCCCTCACCAACTTCAATTACTGGCGATCACGGTACATCTGTTGCTGGTTTAATTGCAGCAAAAGGCTGGAATGGATTAGGCGGACGTGGTGTTGCACCTGATACTAGCTTAATTGATATGAATTATTTAGGTGGTGGCAATGTGCCTCAAACTGAATACTTAATTCATGGTTTTCCTGGAAGTGGTATAGCTAAAAGCGATAATGTAGGTGTGTTTAACCGTAGTTATGGTTTAGGTTGGCCAACACACTTTAGTTATTCAGAGCTAGATGAAGCAATAGAATCTTACCCTAATCTAAACTTACGTGATGGGAAGGGTGCTGTTACTATGAAATCAAGCGGTAATTCGTTTGGTGATGATGGTAATGAAGGTTCTTTATATGAAGATAATGGAGCGAACGAACTAGGTTTAACCTGTTATAACGCTTCGTTTGAATCAAGCCAAATTCACCCTTACTATTTAAGTGTTGCAGCGGTTAATTCTGATGGTCGACATACAAGTTACTCTACAGCGGGTGCTAATGTATTTGTATCAGCACCTTCAGGTGAATTTGGTCGTTATGCACCAGCTATGGTAACAACAGATCAAATGACGTGTTTAAGTGGTTATTCTGGTTTTACTGGCCGTACCATTGCGGCGTGGACTGAGTTTTATGGCGAAGAATTTGTAAAATCACAGTTCCCATTTAATTTCCCAGGACATGAAGAAAATGCAAGCTGTAATTACACTTCAACTTTCAATGGTACATCTTCTGCTGCGCCAAATGCTTCAGGTGTTGTTGCGTTAATTTTATCTGCAAACTCAGAGTTAACTTGGCGTGATGTGCGTCATATTTTAGCATCTACAAGTTCACAAAATGATGCTGATAATGCAGAAGGTTTGGTTTATAAAGTTGAAGTAACAGAAGAATTAGCTTTAGAAGCGATGCAATTTAAATTTGATATCAGTAATGTTGATATGAATTATGGGTTGATTGATGGGACTCAAACGACAGCTGGTATGGATTTAGCTATCGAAGTAACTTCACCATCTGGTACTAAAAGTGTCATTTTATCTTCTAAGCAAGCCATTACTTATCCTGCATACTCTTTTGAGAATGGCGAACAACCAGGCTATATTTTAAAAGATGGTGTTTTACTTTCCAATGCTTTTTATGGTGAATCAAGTAAAGGTGAATGGACAATTCGCATACTAGATACAAGCGCAAATACATTTGCAACATCAGATGGTGGTCAAAGTGATGGGGCTTTGTAG
- a CDS encoding S8 family serine peptidase, whose translation MSTNLIKKSAVALAVTGALVAASSVSAATAEQYNLNNKKLIKPEASVAMKQNASIASSWLVKLKTASISQTSMANAANIEAAQNSVESTISSMDLNVTVLAKTSKLVNSIVVKGDQKEVEKLLSHAEVENVYPVYDYDLDIADGADYIKATPLLESGVANGEGVRVAVLDTGIDYTHAAFGGAGTLEAYAAAATDPADTVSWPQGQVKGGWDFVNNDPDPIDAGTSHGTHVSHSVTGIAPNVELFVYSVCNSGCPGLAQLLALESAMDPNGDGNIEDRVDVINMSLGGDYGDRATDAVGLLINEAVRLGTNLVISAGNDGAYPFIVGGPSTSENALSVGAMTHPVLKSAVVSGDFLGAEASVNASGFNPEKEFSFDNTSAPLVYPEENQMACDPFAEGTDFTGKAVIVDRGACNFTQKVINAQEKGALFVLIANHTAGAGATAPGGSDPAVAIPSVGISYELGMSLKEALAGDDQVVYSVASELFDQEGAIASFTSRGPSMNGLLKPEITAPGVSIMTAEPGTGDGLAGATGTSFSGPMTAGAMSLLREALPERNAFELKATIMNTASLNVTMEPRATNPDTTMAPISYIGAGLVDVEKASNLPVAAWAKDTKQAALSFGLVNLAETAELTKTVQVKNFSNEAKTYSLSLEHRFADDVERGAIAMSYPESITVPAGQVFSFDVVATIDPAKLPEWTLNSGNVGTPEATNDLTTLELDGALNFSEGGEQAFHLVYHVLPKAAASVEITPTLTDEGTVHVLTNTGSVDFEPIFAEVTAVDEAEGAMLDLVSASIETVAVSPEACASGYATFTTLVMDKGFTHTYIGGFMADFDLDQDGAYDVTVQNGKLEWFYDVPPTPITFTHGYGSTSGALNNAYHTVGNNFLTLQNCLGDFGLEAKDLDQATATVRFRTEEETWTPIPSASLDDVTTEYTFSQAKVVAELVSASGEGTMSVSANDAESMSVVDVLKPGESAQINTAGTDFIVLSTSGSKALNATPGSDQNVAPVVTAAEFSVDENTASETVIGQLEVTYPAEFSNPVAEYIVLNSTSSAVNVTASGSVVVANSEQLDFEAGLTMIELEVVAVNTSGEVSESEMIKVMVNNVADSAPELTVTMVTDTVAENNERTLVADLTAMVHEAGATLSGFEVMEGDAFEIEDAQLFLKAGQDFEAGAELMAKVVAKDSAELMSTAFEVKVTLTDIDETPVVVPEPKKKSSGSLAWLMLLATPFAFLRRRKSQK comes from the coding sequence ATGTCTACAAATTTAATTAAAAAGTCAGCTGTAGCTTTAGCTGTAACCGGTGCATTAGTTGCAGCCAGCTCAGTAAGTGCTGCAACAGCAGAACAATATAATTTAAATAATAAAAAATTAATCAAACCTGAAGCTTCTGTAGCAATGAAGCAAAATGCATCAATCGCTTCTAGTTGGTTGGTTAAGCTAAAAACAGCGTCTATCTCTCAAACTAGCATGGCAAATGCCGCAAATATTGAAGCTGCACAAAATTCAGTAGAGAGCACTATCAGCTCTATGGATTTAAATGTAACAGTTTTAGCTAAAACGTCGAAATTAGTTAACTCTATTGTTGTTAAAGGCGATCAAAAAGAAGTTGAAAAACTATTATCTCACGCTGAAGTAGAAAATGTTTACCCAGTATATGATTATGACTTAGATATCGCTGATGGCGCAGATTACATTAAAGCAACACCATTATTAGAAAGCGGTGTTGCAAATGGAGAGGGTGTTCGAGTAGCTGTTTTAGATACTGGTATTGACTATACTCATGCTGCTTTTGGTGGTGCAGGTACTTTAGAAGCTTACGCCGCAGCAGCAACTGATCCAGCAGATACCGTTTCTTGGCCACAAGGTCAAGTTAAAGGTGGTTGGGATTTTGTAAATAACGATCCAGATCCAATTGATGCAGGTACAAGTCACGGGACTCATGTATCTCACTCAGTAACAGGTATTGCTCCAAATGTTGAGCTATTCGTTTATTCTGTATGTAATAGTGGTTGTCCTGGTCTAGCACAGTTACTAGCACTAGAATCTGCGATGGATCCAAATGGCGATGGCAACATTGAAGACCGTGTAGATGTTATCAATATGTCTTTAGGTGGAGACTATGGTGACAGAGCAACAGATGCTGTAGGTTTATTGATAAATGAAGCTGTGAGATTAGGCACAAACTTAGTTATTTCTGCTGGTAATGATGGTGCATATCCATTTATTGTTGGTGGCCCAAGTACATCAGAAAACGCACTTTCAGTAGGTGCAATGACGCATCCAGTATTAAAATCAGCAGTTGTTTCAGGTGATTTTTTAGGTGCTGAAGCAAGTGTTAATGCTTCAGGTTTTAACCCAGAAAAAGAGTTTTCATTTGATAATACATCGGCTCCTTTAGTATATCCTGAAGAGAATCAAATGGCATGTGACCCTTTTGCAGAAGGTACTGATTTTACCGGTAAAGCTGTAATTGTTGATCGTGGTGCGTGTAACTTCACGCAAAAAGTAATAAATGCACAAGAAAAAGGTGCTTTGTTTGTTTTAATCGCTAATCATACTGCTGGTGCAGGCGCTACCGCTCCAGGTGGTTCAGATCCTGCTGTAGCAATTCCTTCAGTTGGTATCAGCTATGAGCTTGGTATGTCATTGAAAGAAGCATTAGCTGGTGACGATCAAGTTGTTTACTCTGTAGCTTCTGAGTTGTTTGACCAAGAAGGTGCAATCGCATCATTTACATCTCGTGGTCCTTCAATGAATGGCTTATTGAAACCTGAAATTACAGCTCCAGGTGTTTCAATTATGACTGCAGAGCCAGGTACTGGTGATGGTTTAGCTGGCGCGACAGGTACTTCTTTTTCTGGTCCTATGACAGCTGGTGCGATGAGTTTATTAAGAGAGGCGCTTCCTGAGCGTAATGCTTTTGAACTTAAAGCAACAATCATGAATACTGCTAGCTTAAATGTGACTATGGAGCCAAGAGCAACTAACCCTGATACTACAATGGCACCTATTAGTTATATTGGTGCTGGGTTAGTTGATGTTGAAAAAGCATCTAATTTACCAGTAGCTGCATGGGCTAAAGATACTAAACAAGCAGCATTATCATTTGGTTTAGTAAACCTTGCTGAAACTGCTGAGCTAACAAAAACAGTACAAGTTAAAAACTTCTCAAATGAAGCTAAAACATACTCGCTAAGTTTAGAACATCGTTTTGCTGATGATGTTGAGCGTGGTGCTATTGCGATGAGTTACCCTGAGTCTATTACAGTTCCAGCAGGTCAAGTATTCTCATTTGATGTTGTTGCAACAATTGATCCAGCTAAATTACCAGAATGGACTCTTAATTCAGGTAATGTAGGAACGCCAGAAGCAACTAATGACTTAACTACTTTAGAATTAGATGGTGCTTTAAACTTTTCTGAAGGCGGTGAGCAGGCATTCCATTTAGTTTATCATGTATTGCCTAAAGCGGCTGCATCAGTTGAAATTACACCAACTTTAACAGATGAGGGAACAGTTCATGTTTTAACTAATACTGGCTCTGTTGATTTTGAACCTATTTTTGCAGAAGTAACTGCTGTAGATGAAGCTGAAGGTGCGATGTTAGATCTCGTTTCAGCTTCTATTGAAACAGTTGCTGTTTCTCCAGAAGCGTGTGCATCTGGTTATGCAACATTTACTACACTTGTCATGGATAAAGGTTTCACTCATACATATATCGGCGGCTTTATGGCTGATTTCGATTTAGACCAAGATGGTGCGTATGATGTGACAGTGCAAAATGGTAAGTTAGAGTGGTTCTATGATGTTCCGCCAACACCGATTACATTCACTCATGGTTATGGCTCAACTAGTGGTGCATTAAATAATGCATACCACACTGTAGGTAATAACTTCCTTACATTGCAAAATTGTTTAGGTGATTTTGGTTTAGAAGCTAAAGATTTAGATCAAGCAACTGCAACAGTACGTTTTCGTACTGAGGAAGAAACTTGGACACCAATTCCAAGCGCATCATTAGATGATGTAACTACTGAATATACATTCTCTCAAGCAAAAGTTGTTGCAGAACTTGTAAGTGCAAGTGGTGAAGGAACTATGTCTGTAAGTGCAAATGATGCAGAATCTATGTCTGTAGTTGACGTATTAAAACCTGGTGAATCAGCTCAGATTAATACTGCTGGTACTGACTTTATTGTCTTATCAACTTCTGGCTCAAAAGCATTAAATGCCACTCCAGGTTCTGATCAAAATGTCGCTCCAGTAGTTACAGCTGCTGAGTTTTCTGTAGATGAAAATACAGCAAGTGAAACGGTAATTGGCCAGCTTGAAGTCACTTACCCAGCTGAATTTTCTAACCCAGTTGCAGAATATATCGTTCTAAATTCAACTTCTTCAGCTGTTAATGTAACTGCATCAGGTTCCGTGGTTGTTGCTAACTCTGAGCAATTAGATTTTGAAGCGGGTTTAACTATGATTGAACTTGAAGTTGTTGCTGTTAATACTTCAGGTGAAGTGTCTGAATCAGAAATGATTAAAGTTATGGTTAATAATGTTGCAGATTCTGCTCCTGAATTAACTGTTACTATGGTTACTGATACAGTTGCAGAAAATAATGAACGCACTCTAGTTGCTGATTTAACTGCAATGGTTCATGAAGCTGGTGCAACTCTATCTGGTTTTGAAGTGATGGAAGGCGATGCATTTGAAATTGAAGATGCGCAGTTATTCCTAAAAGCAGGTCAAGACTTTGAAGCAGGTGCTGAGCTTATGGCTAAAGTCGTTGCTAAAGACTCTGCTGAATTAATGTCTACTGCTTTTGAAGTGAAAGTAACATTAACGGATATTGATGAAACTCCAGTTGTTGTGCCTGAACCTAAGAAAAAATCTTCAGGTTCTTTGGCTTGGTTAATGCTTCTTGCGACTCCTTTTGCATTCTTACGCAGAAGAAAATCTCAAAAGTAA
- a CDS encoding S9 family peptidase: MKTKYSLSLGLLSLAVLAGCNSTEKTDKNQVVQAAETQNNVLAPVAKKVAHEMSIHGSKRVDDYYWMRDDKRENPEILAHLAAENTYTDAMLKHTEKLQDNLFEELKSRIQKDDDSVPVRRGDFYYSSEMRGDNEYPIYVRSKNFKGDDKQVLLDVNALAKDHEYFQVSGLDVSPNGKVMSYGEDTLSRRVYTLRFKDLKTGKLLADELKGTEGKAIWGNDNKTVYYIKKDLQTLLGFQVYRHTLGTSQDTDELVYEEENKSYYTGISKSKDGSHIYIYHSSPEASGMSLIDANDHKAKPIRFIPREQGLEYEVSKLGQWYYVNTNLDAVNFKLMKVHQSKLGNKNNWQEVIPHKEGVKLEDVSLFNNHLVYKVREAGINTVIVRSLKSGKEQQLKFKDKAFAAYLYGNNELDNDSVRLYYTSLTTPGTHYDFNLNSAEPELLKQQKVLGDFNPDNYTSERIFITARDGIKVPVSLVYRTDKFTKDGTNPIYQYGYGSYGHTIQPSFSSTRLSLLDRGFVYAIAHIRGSQMLGRPWYNEGKKLTKQNTFNDFIDVTKSLTEQGYGNKEQVFAVGGSAGGLLMGAVINQAPELYQGVAAHVPFVDVVTTMLDETIPLTTNEYDEWGNPNEKSYYDYMLSYSPYDQVSKQAYPNLLVTTGLHDSQVQYFEPAKWVAKLRDYKTNNNKLLFKVDMEAGHGGASGRFKGLKDRALEYAFILDLAGKNKL, from the coding sequence ATGAAAACAAAGTATTCGTTGAGTTTAGGTTTACTCTCGTTAGCTGTTTTAGCTGGCTGTAATAGCACTGAAAAGACTGACAAAAATCAAGTTGTGCAAGCAGCAGAAACGCAAAATAATGTATTAGCACCTGTTGCTAAAAAAGTCGCTCATGAAATGAGTATTCATGGTTCAAAACGCGTAGATGACTATTACTGGATGCGTGATGATAAACGTGAAAATCCAGAGATATTAGCGCATTTAGCTGCTGAAAATACGTATACAGATGCTATGTTAAAGCATACAGAAAAGCTACAAGATAACTTGTTTGAAGAGCTAAAGTCACGTATTCAAAAAGACGATGATTCAGTACCTGTGAGACGTGGCGATTTTTATTATTCATCTGAAATGCGCGGTGATAATGAATACCCAATTTATGTACGTAGTAAAAACTTTAAAGGTGATGATAAGCAAGTACTATTAGATGTTAACGCACTTGCAAAAGATCATGAGTACTTTCAGGTGTCTGGTTTAGATGTTAGCCCTAATGGCAAAGTTATGTCTTATGGTGAAGATACATTAAGTCGACGCGTTTATACTTTACGTTTTAAAGACTTAAAAACAGGTAAACTGCTTGCCGATGAACTAAAAGGGACTGAAGGTAAGGCTATTTGGGGGAATGACAATAAAACGGTTTATTACATTAAAAAAGATTTACAGACATTACTTGGCTTTCAAGTATACCGCCATACTTTAGGAACATCACAAGATACTGATGAATTAGTTTACGAAGAAGAAAATAAGTCATATTACACTGGTATAAGTAAAAGCAAAGATGGTTCTCATATTTACATATATCACAGTAGCCCTGAAGCATCAGGTATGTCGTTAATTGATGCTAATGACCATAAAGCAAAACCTATTAGGTTTATCCCAAGAGAGCAAGGGTTAGAGTATGAAGTATCAAAATTAGGGCAGTGGTATTATGTTAATACCAACTTAGATGCTGTGAATTTCAAGCTAATGAAAGTTCACCAAAGCAAATTAGGCAATAAAAATAATTGGCAAGAAGTGATACCGCATAAAGAGGGTGTAAAACTAGAAGATGTATCGTTATTTAATAATCATTTAGTTTATAAAGTGCGAGAAGCAGGTATCAATACAGTCATAGTTCGCTCTTTGAAATCAGGTAAAGAACAACAACTTAAATTTAAAGATAAGGCTTTTGCTGCCTATTTATATGGCAATAACGAGTTAGATAATGACAGTGTACGTCTATATTATACAAGCCTAACAACGCCAGGCACTCACTATGACTTTAATTTAAATAGCGCTGAGCCTGAGTTACTTAAGCAGCAAAAAGTACTGGGTGACTTTAACCCTGACAATTACACATCAGAGCGTATTTTTATTACAGCGAGAGACGGCATAAAAGTACCTGTATCTTTAGTTTATCGCACTGATAAATTTACAAAGGATGGCACAAACCCAATCTATCAATATGGTTATGGTTCATACGGACATACAATTCAGCCTAGCTTTTCAAGTACTAGATTAAGTTTGTTAGATCGTGGTTTTGTTTATGCAATAGCACATATTCGTGGTTCTCAAATGTTGGGTCGACCTTGGTATAACGAAGGTAAAAAATTAACGAAGCAAAATACTTTTAATGACTTTATTGATGTCACTAAATCATTAACAGAGCAAGGTTACGGAAATAAAGAACAAGTATTTGCTGTCGGTGGTAGTGCTGGTGGCTTATTAATGGGTGCTGTGATCAATCAAGCTCCAGAGCTATATCAAGGCGTTGCTGCGCATGTGCCATTTGTTGATGTCGTAACAACGATGTTAGACGAAACTATTCCACTTACAACAAATGAATATGATGAGTGGGGTAACCCAAATGAGAAGTCATATTACGATTACATGTTGTCTTACTCTCCATACGATCAAGTGTCTAAGCAAGCTTATCCAAACCTATTAGTTACAACGGGTCTGCATGATTCTCAGGTACAATATTTTGAGCCTGCAAAATGGGTTGCTAAATTAAGAGACTATAAAACAAATAATAATAAATTATTATTTAAAGTCGATATGGAAGCCGGTCATGGTGGTGCATCTGGTCGCTTTAAAGGTCTTAAAGATCGTGCATTAGAGTATGCATTTATTCTTGATCTAGCTGGTAAAAATAAGCTGTAA